In Actinomycetota bacterium, a genomic segment contains:
- a CDS encoding thiolase family protein: protein MAKMPRVAIAGYGYSTVGRNTGLSLDELTAQSSVAAMQDAGITAKDIDGIVIHSGLNQYVSSTHTAAMLGIPDLAFYSSSVDGAAYSVAAMHAIAAIASGSAETVLTIRTIQKQGAAMPTLDMIDPNARIDGPGQLSGPYGAGGPSWAAFYMKRHMAKYGSTEEDFGAMAIAQRKFATQNPAEAFHTDPLTMDDYMNSRYIFKPLHMLDCDYPIDSSSALIFTTEERARDMKQKPVFFDSWANGTTRESDFSYVEEMTQSSPWMASKRMWSRTDLKPKDVQTAGLYDGFTFIAMQWMEALGFCDEGQSGAFIRSGATGVDGSLPTNTDGGACNVGRRHGANFFIEVTRQLRGTAGERALPNNPKVGVVSNAVGGFAACALLTAD, encoded by the coding sequence ATGGCCAAGATGCCTCGGGTGGCAATTGCTGGATATGGCTATTCAACGGTCGGTCGAAATACCGGACTCTCGCTGGACGAACTCACTGCCCAATCGAGTGTGGCCGCGATGCAGGACGCGGGTATCACGGCGAAAGACATTGATGGCATCGTCATACACAGCGGACTCAACCAGTACGTGAGCTCCACCCATACGGCGGCAATGCTGGGCATCCCGGACTTGGCCTTCTACTCCTCCTCAGTTGACGGTGCTGCCTACAGCGTGGCTGCGATGCATGCGATTGCGGCGATTGCCTCCGGATCTGCTGAGACCGTGCTGACGATCCGCACGATCCAAAAGCAAGGTGCTGCTATGCCGACTCTGGACATGATCGATCCCAATGCCAGGATCGACGGCCCAGGTCAGCTCTCAGGGCCATATGGCGCCGGGGGGCCTTCGTGGGCGGCCTTCTACATGAAGCGTCACATGGCCAAGTACGGCAGCACGGAAGAAGACTTCGGTGCAATGGCCATCGCACAACGCAAGTTCGCGACGCAGAACCCGGCGGAGGCCTTTCACACAGATCCATTGACGATGGACGACTACATGAACTCCCGCTACATCTTCAAGCCCCTGCACATGCTCGACTGCGACTATCCGATTGATTCATCGAGCGCCCTCATCTTCACCACTGAGGAACGGGCAAGGGACATGAAGCAGAAGCCTGTGTTCTTTGACTCGTGGGCCAATGGCACAACCAGGGAGTCTGACTTCAGTTATGTCGAAGAGATGACGCAGTCGTCACCGTGGATGGCATCCAAGCGGATGTGGAGTCGCACGGACTTGAAGCCCAAGGATGTGCAAACTGCTGGCTTGTATGACGGATTCACATTCATTGCCATGCAGTGGATGGAGGCCCTTGGCTTCTGTGATGAAGGCCAAAGTGGTGCCTTCATTCGTTCAGGCGCAACAGGTGTTGATGGATCACTCCCAACCAACACTGATGGCGGCGCGTGCAATGTCGGCAGACGACATGGAGCCAACTTCTTCATTGAGGTCACTCGCCAACTGCGTGGAACCGCGGGCGAACGCGCACTGCCCAACAACCCGAAGGTGGGAGTGGTCAGCAATGCAGTTGGCGGTTTCGCCGCCTGCGCGCTGCTGACTGCTGACTAG
- a CDS encoding SHOCT domain-containing protein: MGLLRMAARTAVVAGTATAVSGNVARRQANKYDAQQAQAQAAAAPAPAEAAPAQDDAMVQLQNLAALHSQGVLSDEEFAAAKAKILGI, encoded by the coding sequence ATGGGACTTCTTCGAATGGCAGCACGCACCGCAGTCGTTGCCGGAACTGCCACGGCAGTTTCCGGAAATGTCGCTCGTCGACAGGCCAACAAGTACGACGCCCAACAGGCTCAAGCTCAGGCAGCTGCAGCCCCGGCTCCTGCCGAAGCCGCACCTGCTCAGGACGACGCCATGGTTCAGTTGCAGAATCTCGCAGCACTGCACAGCCAAGGCGTGCTCTCCGATGAAGAGTTCGCTGCGGCCAAGGCCAAGATCCTCGGCATCTAA
- a CDS encoding potassium-transporting ATPase subunit F — MSVLAGISLATAVLLLGYLVISLVRAEEF; from the coding sequence GTGAGCGTTCTCGCAGGAATCTCATTGGCAACCGCAGTGTTGCTGCTCGGCTACTTAGTCATCTCACTCGTACGCGCTGAAGAATTCTAG
- a CDS encoding TMEM175 family protein: MSKGRLEAFSDAVIAILITIMVLELRPPESADWASLEPVLPVFLTYVLSFIYLAIYWNNHHHLLQAATRVTGGVLWANFNLLFWLSLFPFATGWMGLNHFEPIPTAVYGGVLMMAAIAFYILLLVIIRAQGTDSEIAAVLGSNIKGKISPIIYALGIVLAFVQPWIAVALYVLVAGMWLVPDRKLERAFNR, translated from the coding sequence GTGAGCAAAGGTCGGCTCGAAGCGTTCAGCGATGCGGTGATCGCAATCCTGATCACCATCATGGTGCTGGAACTTCGACCACCTGAGAGCGCGGATTGGGCCTCACTGGAGCCAGTGCTCCCGGTGTTCCTGACCTACGTTCTCAGTTTCATCTATCTGGCGATCTACTGGAACAACCATCACCACCTGCTGCAAGCTGCAACTCGTGTGACTGGCGGAGTGCTGTGGGCGAATTTCAATCTGCTCTTCTGGCTGTCGCTGTTTCCGTTTGCAACCGGCTGGATGGGTCTCAACCACTTTGAGCCCATTCCGACCGCTGTGTACGGCGGTGTGCTGATGATGGCTGCGATTGCCTTCTACATTCTCCTGCTTGTGATCATTCGAGCGCAGGGCACAGATTCTGAGATTGCCGCTGTTCTCGGAAGCAACATCAAAGGCAAGATTTCCCCGATCATCTATGCGCTGGGCATCGTGCTTGCATTCGTTCAGCCATGGATTGCTGTTGCGCTCTACGTCCTTGTGGCCGGTATGTGGTTGGTTCCTGATCGGAAATTGGAGCGCGCCTTCAACCGGTAG
- a CDS encoding alpha/beta hydrolase, with product MKFAYSMHGIGPVAISAHGLSSSRANNRKIGMGNFSEVADAGYQVIAYDARGHGESTGTAVAEDYSWASLAEDLLALADHFSPHAPIVGIGSSMGTGTLLHAASQRPDRFSALILTAPPTAWETRAGQAGVYRQIADIIEQGDPTSVATLFEQTPIVVPPVFADVTGFPAPPDIIFELLPFVFRGAGLSDLPSLELLSTVNQPTLLLPWSGDPGHPVITAETLLNVMPNAQLHVTHTHEDLLTWGSRAAEFLSS from the coding sequence GTGAAGTTTGCGTATTCGATGCATGGGATTGGGCCAGTTGCGATCAGTGCCCACGGACTCTCATCGAGTCGAGCGAACAATCGCAAGATCGGAATGGGCAATTTCTCCGAGGTAGCAGATGCTGGGTACCAGGTCATTGCCTACGATGCGCGTGGCCATGGCGAATCGACTGGTACAGCAGTTGCCGAGGACTATTCGTGGGCTTCGCTGGCCGAAGACTTGCTTGCCTTGGCGGATCACTTCTCACCGCACGCGCCCATTGTTGGAATCGGATCTTCGATGGGGACCGGAACTCTGCTGCACGCAGCCAGCCAGCGCCCTGATCGCTTCTCAGCCCTGATTCTCACTGCACCGCCAACTGCTTGGGAGACGCGTGCCGGACAAGCAGGCGTCTATCGGCAAATAGCGGACATCATTGAGCAGGGCGATCCAACATCGGTCGCCACCTTGTTTGAGCAAACGCCAATAGTTGTTCCACCTGTCTTTGCGGACGTCACGGGTTTCCCTGCGCCCCCAGACATCATCTTTGAGTTGCTGCCGTTTGTCTTCCGAGGTGCCGGACTCAGTGACCTGCCCTCTCTTGAACTGCTCAGCACCGTGAATCAGCCGACTCTGCTGCTGCCTTGGTCGGGGGATCCTGGGCACCCGGTCATCACTGCTGAGACGCTGCTCAATGTCATGCCCAATGCCCAGCTGCACGTGACCCACACGCATGAGGATCTGCTTACCTGGGGCTCGCGGGCTGCTGAATTTCTCAGTTCTTAG
- a CDS encoding SHOCT domain-containing protein, protein MQLGDVLWSLFVIFFMVMYFMVFFMVIFDLFGDHTLSGGFKAIWVVALILFGPFAVLVYLIARGNSMTERRKAAMEKAEAAQKAYIQQAAGSGAAPADQIASAKSLLDAGTINQQEFESLKAKALA, encoded by the coding sequence ATGCAACTAGGCGACGTTTTGTGGAGCCTGTTCGTCATTTTCTTCATGGTCATGTATTTCATGGTCTTCTTCATGGTCATCTTCGACCTGTTCGGCGACCACACTTTGAGTGGTGGATTCAAGGCCATCTGGGTCGTCGCACTGATTCTCTTTGGTCCATTTGCGGTGTTGGTCTATCTCATTGCCCGTGGCAACAGCATGACTGAGCGCCGCAAAGCTGCAATGGAGAAAGCCGAGGCAGCACAGAAGGCCTATATCCAGCAGGCCGCCGGGTCTGGAGCGGCACCTGCCGATCAGATCGCCTCAGCCAAGTCACTTCTTGATGCTGGCACGATCAACCAGCAGGAGTTCGAGTCGTTGAAGGCCAAGGCATTGGCCTAA
- a CDS encoding ABC transporter permease: MKSWVQGVRLVTERALTENLKSRAFKIVTLILLLISIAAVTLPQIISGGPTTYSLATVGAPPAALATALNAAGASGDFDVEYQPYPSDATVRDRVRNGDASAGLVGNVIYTASGGSGSFPALLLQSVVTMKTVEKLKAAGLSPAQVAELQAIAPPEQVVLGRTENEGRSGIGFLVGIVLYLALTFAGNAIATAVATEKSTRISEVLLAVLRPSQILVGTVVAVGLATLSQLLVLVAPLAIAVRVTDRIELPQVAASDLTLAVIWFVLGFALYAFVFAAAAALVDKVTEVTSAILPVSLVLLAGYLVAVTVVVADPSSAVSVFASIFPLSAPLAMPIRWASGDVPIYQLVLAMTLTAATALALVALASAIYARALLITGRRVKMREVVRS; this comes from the coding sequence ATGAAGTCATGGGTACAGGGTGTGCGCCTTGTCACCGAGCGGGCGCTGACTGAAAACCTGAAGTCCCGTGCCTTCAAGATTGTCACGCTGATCCTGCTGCTGATTTCAATTGCGGCGGTGACATTGCCGCAGATAATCTCCGGTGGCCCTACGACGTACTCGCTGGCCACGGTTGGTGCTCCTCCGGCAGCGCTTGCGACTGCTCTCAATGCAGCAGGAGCCTCGGGCGATTTCGATGTGGAGTATCAGCCTTACCCGAGTGATGCGACTGTTCGGGACCGTGTCCGAAACGGTGATGCCTCGGCAGGGCTGGTCGGCAATGTCATCTACACAGCCTCCGGCGGTTCCGGAAGCTTTCCTGCGCTGCTATTGCAGTCGGTCGTCACCATGAAGACAGTGGAGAAGCTGAAAGCAGCTGGATTATCGCCCGCTCAAGTGGCAGAGCTTCAGGCTATTGCTCCGCCGGAACAGGTCGTCTTAGGCAGGACAGAGAATGAGGGACGTTCGGGCATCGGCTTTCTCGTCGGCATCGTCCTGTATCTGGCCCTGACCTTTGCTGGCAATGCAATTGCGACGGCTGTTGCAACAGAGAAGAGCACGCGAATATCGGAAGTCCTGCTTGCGGTGCTGCGCCCCAGCCAGATTCTGGTGGGAACTGTCGTTGCAGTGGGCCTAGCGACACTGAGTCAACTGCTGGTGTTGGTTGCTCCGCTTGCCATTGCTGTCCGAGTCACCGACAGGATTGAACTTCCGCAGGTTGCCGCAAGCGACCTGACGCTCGCAGTCATCTGGTTTGTTCTGGGTTTTGCGCTCTATGCATTCGTGTTCGCGGCTGCCGCTGCGCTTGTCGATAAGGTCACCGAAGTGACGTCGGCGATCCTGCCGGTATCCCTTGTTCTGCTTGCGGGATATCTCGTAGCGGTCACGGTGGTTGTTGCGGATCCGAGCAGTGCTGTAAGTGTCTTCGCCTCCATCTTTCCGCTCAGTGCGCCTTTGGCAATGCCTATCCGCTGGGCATCTGGCGATGTGCCGATCTACCAACTGGTGCTTGCCATGACGCTGACCGCGGCTACGGCACTGGCGTTGGTCGCGCTGGCCTCTGCCATCTACGCTCGCGCGCTCTTGATCACCGGACGACGCGTCAAGATGCGTGAGGTCGTTCGCTCCTGA
- a CDS encoding acyltransferase: MAETRPRIEWMDLTKGSAILVVVGSHAVILMEPVTNGQAPQTAWSLIITVLEPMRMALFFMISGMLATAAISKPWSKVRRRTWGMTYLYVLWCSIFFAFVYIYAPLPILEELRWVARNLLVAGNGYWYLYALIVYFILARVTRRWPIWILLTVAVLLNLLKSPLLELNREYFNSLETGSMMVKILQNLLFFLIGLHFKELLTQITRFATWPRIAALSVIVTIAGVVRYRVSWFWEQSYLPASLLFIVLGVMLSSKLINFKGPRDFGSRIGTQTLPIFVLQFPFMLMLQQVFKNDNIPLFNSWVFALLFPIAFTAFVVLFALWLHRVTLNNRARYLFEIPDWVTREKGRENSSVNT; encoded by the coding sequence ATGGCTGAGACTCGTCCACGCATCGAATGGATGGACCTGACCAAGGGCTCGGCCATCCTCGTTGTCGTGGGCTCACATGCGGTCATCCTGATGGAGCCTGTGACCAACGGCCAAGCGCCACAGACAGCCTGGTCGCTGATTATCACTGTGCTCGAACCCATGCGAATGGCCCTGTTCTTCATGATCTCCGGCATGCTCGCAACAGCGGCGATCTCCAAGCCGTGGTCCAAGGTGCGTCGGCGCACGTGGGGGATGACCTATCTCTACGTGCTCTGGTGCTCGATCTTCTTCGCCTTCGTCTATATCTATGCGCCCTTGCCAATTCTGGAGGAACTGCGTTGGGTTGCGCGCAACCTGCTCGTGGCTGGTAATGGCTACTGGTACCTCTACGCCCTCATCGTGTACTTCATCCTGGCGCGAGTGACGAGGCGTTGGCCAATCTGGATCCTGCTGACAGTCGCTGTGCTCCTCAATCTGCTGAAGTCGCCTCTGCTTGAGCTCAATCGCGAGTACTTCAACAGCCTTGAAACGGGCTCGATGATGGTCAAGATCCTGCAGAACCTGCTGTTCTTCCTGATTGGACTGCACTTCAAGGAGTTGCTGACTCAGATCACAAGGTTCGCCACCTGGCCACGTATCGCTGCCCTCAGTGTGATTGTGACGATTGCCGGAGTGGTGCGGTATCGCGTCTCGTGGTTCTGGGAGCAGTCCTACCTTCCGGCCTCGCTGCTGTTCATTGTTCTGGGCGTCATGCTGTCGTCCAAGCTCATCAATTTCAAGGGTCCGCGCGACTTTGGCTCGCGAATAGGCACCCAGACTCTGCCGATCTTTGTTCTGCAGTTCCCATTCATGCTGATGCTTCAGCAGGTGTTCAAGAATGACAACATTCCACTTTTCAACAGCTGGGTCTTCGCCCTGCTTTTCCCCATAGCCTTCACAGCATTTGTGGTGCTCTTCGCGTTGTGGCTGCACCGCGTCACGTTGAACAACCGTGCACGCTACTTGTTCGAAATCCCCGATTGGGTCACGCGGGAGAAAGGCCGCGAGAACTCATCTGTGAATACCTAG
- a CDS encoding YbhN family protein codes for MTTPDSSSASESVDDGDIGDAGLPKDRPRGIIRRILSGLLTYGVVIIALLFLFSKMEGAENTGDALALITWQQVVIISLLGVFNLFTNWPPFVVALKGLRLREAAVTNTASAALSNTVPEGGAVATGLNFAMLRSWGFALDDITSQVIVTGVWSQMTKFTLLAVSLAAVSFYGPAPENLFGWALLLIVLVALAAVILGLILRSEKFAKKLGAWTNAALRVVRKVIKRMKPPDMTSELPRFRTQMVQSLRTCWLRLSLAMIASQLTTIFVLGVACRMQGLDQSTISWWTITLAYSCVVLASLLIPTPGGLGVAEVVLVAVIGYGLPDSDQTAVLAAVLLYRLATFLVPIPIGLVTYLYWRRSTKWRRPTDSRRVYSQTAGV; via the coding sequence GTGACGACTCCTGATAGTTCTTCGGCATCGGAGTCTGTCGACGATGGTGACATCGGAGACGCCGGCCTGCCCAAGGACCGTCCTCGAGGGATCATCCGTCGGATTCTCTCGGGCCTTCTTACCTACGGTGTCGTCATCATCGCCTTGCTCTTCTTGTTCAGCAAGATGGAGGGAGCAGAGAACACCGGAGATGCACTTGCACTGATCACCTGGCAACAGGTGGTCATCATCAGCCTTCTCGGCGTGTTCAACCTCTTCACGAACTGGCCACCGTTCGTCGTTGCCCTGAAGGGGCTTCGCCTACGCGAAGCTGCTGTAACAAACACGGCATCTGCGGCACTTTCGAACACTGTGCCTGAAGGCGGTGCCGTCGCAACTGGGCTGAATTTTGCAATGCTGCGCTCGTGGGGGTTCGCCCTTGACGACATCACGTCTCAGGTGATCGTGACGGGCGTCTGGTCGCAGATGACGAAGTTCACCTTGCTGGCAGTGTCTCTGGCTGCAGTCTCCTTCTACGGACCCGCTCCGGAGAATCTTTTCGGATGGGCCTTGCTGCTCATCGTGCTGGTTGCGCTGGCGGCGGTGATTCTTGGCTTGATCCTTCGTAGCGAGAAGTTCGCAAAGAAGCTCGGGGCTTGGACGAATGCGGCACTGCGTGTGGTGCGAAAAGTCATCAAGCGCATGAAACCGCCGGACATGACATCAGAGCTTCCGCGCTTTCGCACTCAGATGGTCCAGAGTCTGCGCACGTGCTGGCTTCGCCTGTCGCTGGCCATGATCGCCTCACAGTTGACCACGATCTTCGTGCTGGGCGTCGCTTGTCGGATGCAGGGGCTGGATCAGTCCACCATCTCCTGGTGGACCATCACATTGGCCTATAGCTGCGTGGTTCTTGCCTCCCTTCTCATTCCCACTCCCGGTGGGCTTGGGGTTGCTGAAGTCGTGTTGGTCGCCGTCATTGGCTATGGACTCCCCGATTCAGATCAGACAGCAGTCCTGGCAGCCGTTCTCCTCTATCGACTCGCAACCTTCCTGGTGCCAATCCCCATCGGTTTGGTCACCTACCTCTATTGGCGTCGCTCGACCAAATGGCGACGACCAACCGATTCGCGTCGCGTTTACAGTCAGACTGCAGGGGTCTAG
- a CDS encoding methyltransferase domain-containing protein, producing the protein MSQATAYSRLAAVYDEIVVDPCYPQWAQYLHALWSSDGEGVSTVLDVCCGTGLMATELLPLGYSVVGTDASEAMLARARELLGKQVELLNATLPELGTSQIFDAAISTFDGLNYLTPESFDMSLSAIAKRVRPGGWLCFDLHTDAMMDFTLKNAQISGEEQGQFFTIRSDVDPVLRTCNTYIEVTDTNTGGQFTEHHQQYFHTDDSVRLALTMAGFTDVVAVEEYSSAPATADTLRATWIARKKKLGMPAQ; encoded by the coding sequence GTGAGTCAGGCCACCGCCTACTCCCGACTCGCGGCGGTCTACGACGAAATCGTCGTTGACCCGTGCTATCCGCAATGGGCTCAGTACTTGCATGCCCTCTGGAGCAGTGATGGCGAAGGCGTCAGCACTGTTCTTGATGTTTGCTGCGGTACCGGCTTGATGGCGACCGAGCTCTTGCCGCTTGGCTACTCAGTGGTCGGTACAGATGCATCAGAGGCAATGCTTGCCCGAGCCCGGGAACTTCTTGGCAAACAGGTTGAACTGCTGAATGCCACCCTGCCTGAGCTTGGCACTTCCCAGATATTCGACGCGGCAATTTCCACTTTCGACGGGCTCAACTACCTGACGCCCGAATCATTCGATATGAGTCTCAGTGCCATAGCCAAGCGGGTGCGACCTGGGGGATGGCTGTGCTTCGATTTGCACACCGACGCAATGATGGATTTCACCCTCAAGAATGCGCAGATCTCAGGTGAAGAACAGGGTCAGTTCTTCACCATCCGCAGCGATGTTGATCCGGTCCTTCGCACGTGCAATACCTATATCGAAGTCACAGATACCAATACGGGTGGGCAATTCACCGAACACCATCAACAGTACTTTCACACTGACGATTCCGTCCGGCTCGCCTTGACCATGGCCGGCTTCACGGACGTCGTGGCAGTTGAGGAGTACTCCAGCGCACCCGCTACTGCTGACACCTTGCGGGCGACGTGGATCGCGCGCAAAAAGAAGCTTGGGATGCCTGCGCAATAG
- a CDS encoding DUF6325 family protein has product MAIGPVDVYVIGFPGNQFTGRIAPAILDLVASDTIRILDMLFVIKDANGVVSSIEMADLNAETGPAFMEITIAQPGALDQTDAEEISDDLELNSSALLVAFENRWAAKLADALQAADANVIDYVRIPVDVVQAVITV; this is encoded by the coding sequence ATGGCTATCGGGCCAGTAGACGTCTACGTCATTGGTTTCCCCGGAAACCAGTTCACCGGTCGCATTGCGCCAGCAATCCTGGACCTCGTTGCCAGCGACACCATCCGAATCTTGGACATGCTCTTTGTCATCAAGGACGCCAATGGCGTGGTCTCGTCAATTGAGATGGCTGACCTCAATGCCGAAACCGGGCCCGCCTTCATGGAGATCACGATCGCTCAGCCAGGTGCACTCGATCAGACAGATGCCGAAGAGATCAGCGATGACTTAGAGCTCAACAGCTCCGCGCTACTGGTGGCTTTTGAGAATCGCTGGGCCGCCAAACTCGCTGACGCACTGCAAGCTGCTGATGCCAACGTGATCGATTACGTGCGCATCCCCGTTGACGTCGTCCAAGCCGTCATCACCGTTTAA
- a CDS encoding ATP-binding cassette domain-containing protein, whose translation MGLEMLDVTQTYGERVALDHLHALVPAGVLTGLVGPNGAGKTTLLRVLLGVLTPDTGSVLTDGKPVTSVDRRRWGYMPQERGLYPAMPVGEQVIYFGRLHGLSRAEATRRAHALLEELDLEDRWADRTDKLSGGMQQRLQMATALVHEPDVIILDEPFNGLDPVAVANLSDTLRQRAKAGCIVLFSSHQLDLVQDLCEVITMIDHGHTVLEGSVADLRASSGLRQLRLHIVGALPSWIDAFPGVDIMSEQADEIRVGIPPGVDPLAVLDAARAAGHVSDFGLDLPTLSQLFLAAAEQREGSERVIA comes from the coding sequence GTGGGATTGGAAATGCTTGACGTGACCCAGACATATGGGGAGCGAGTGGCGCTTGACCACCTGCATGCACTAGTTCCCGCAGGTGTGCTGACTGGTCTTGTCGGACCCAATGGCGCAGGTAAGACAACCTTGCTGCGAGTACTGCTCGGAGTCCTGACGCCTGATACCGGGAGTGTGCTCACCGACGGCAAGCCGGTCACATCAGTTGATCGTCGTCGATGGGGATACATGCCACAAGAGCGCGGCTTGTATCCAGCGATGCCCGTGGGCGAGCAAGTGATCTACTTTGGACGTCTGCATGGGCTCTCGCGCGCAGAGGCAACTCGACGAGCGCACGCACTCCTTGAAGAACTTGATCTGGAAGATCGCTGGGCAGACCGCACCGACAAGCTTTCGGGTGGCATGCAGCAGCGGCTGCAGATGGCAACTGCACTTGTGCATGAGCCTGATGTCATCATTTTGGACGAACCGTTCAACGGTCTGGATCCGGTGGCTGTCGCGAATCTGTCGGACACTCTTCGCCAACGTGCCAAAGCAGGCTGCATCGTGCTGTTTTCCAGCCACCAGTTGGATCTCGTACAGGATCTCTGCGAAGTCATCACGATGATCGATCACGGTCACACCGTTCTCGAAGGAAGTGTGGCTGATCTGCGCGCCTCGTCGGGGCTGCGGCAATTGAGGCTGCACATCGTCGGCGCCTTGCCATCATGGATCGATGCCTTCCCTGGCGTTGACATTATGAGCGAACAGGCCGACGAGATTCGGGTGGGGATTCCTCCTGGCGTAGATCCCCTCGCCGTGCTTGACGCCGCGCGCGCGGCTGGTCACGTCTCTGACTTTGGTCTAGATCTGCCTACCCTTTCCCAGCTGTTTCTGGCTGCTGCCGAACAAAGAGAAGGTTCAGAGCGGGTGATCGCATGA
- a CDS encoding ion channel translates to MTKKISTLSSAGEHWVRATAHLFDVLAIVFLINLLVIWSVPDASTGLKQLSELIAWLVWAGFAVDYVVRLTCSRPKGAFIGTHKLDLLMVLLPMLRILRVFLLLRRSLASVSTERIAGSIASIVAIVVVTSAFLVWQVEKDAAGATITTFRTALWWAVVTTTTVGYGDYTPVTQIGRLIAMGVMLVGIGLIGTVSATVASWFVNRPNAAEPPKDVAESEAPAFSDEHAELLDRLDRLTAQQQEIRALLLSSSPGHGQSTSQLPKN, encoded by the coding sequence ATGACCAAGAAGATCTCCACACTTTCTTCCGCCGGCGAGCATTGGGTGCGGGCAACCGCGCACCTGTTCGATGTACTCGCCATCGTCTTTCTGATCAATCTGCTGGTGATCTGGTCGGTACCGGACGCGTCAACGGGGTTGAAACAGCTATCCGAACTCATCGCTTGGCTGGTCTGGGCCGGGTTCGCCGTCGACTACGTCGTTCGCCTGACATGTTCACGCCCCAAGGGCGCATTCATTGGCACCCACAAACTGGATCTGCTCATGGTCCTCTTGCCGATGTTGCGCATACTTCGCGTGTTTCTGCTTCTGCGCAGAAGCCTGGCTTCAGTGAGTACCGAGAGGATCGCTGGGTCGATCGCAAGCATCGTCGCAATCGTCGTAGTTACCAGCGCATTCCTGGTATGGCAGGTCGAGAAGGATGCTGCCGGGGCGACCATCACAACTTTTCGGACTGCACTTTGGTGGGCTGTAGTCACGACTACGACGGTCGGATATGGCGACTACACCCCTGTGACCCAGATCGGACGACTCATTGCCATGGGAGTGATGCTCGTTGGCATCGGGTTGATAGGAACGGTCAGCGCCACCGTGGCCTCTTGGTTTGTGAATCGACCCAATGCTGCGGAACCGCCCAAGGACGTTGCGGAATCGGAAGCACCGGCGTTCTCCGATGAACATGCTGAACTCCTGGATCGACTGGATCGACTGACCGCACAACAACAAGAGATCCGCGCGCTTTTGCTCAGCAGTTCCCCGGGGCACGGACAGAGCACCAGTCAGTTGCCTAAGAACTGA